One genomic region from Streptomyces sp. NBC_00582 encodes:
- a CDS encoding IS481 family transposase yields MSHRNARLTVHGRRLLVERVRSGRPVAHVAAEMGISRVTAHKWMRRWQAEGEQGLHDRPSRPLTTPHRTAAAVEARVCRLRQDRKLGPARLGPVLGLPASTVHRILVRHGLNRLAFLDRPTGQVIRRYERDRPGELIHVDVKKLGRIPDGGGHKVLGRQAGRARRSSVGFDYVHSAIDDHSRLAYSEIHRDEKVATCAGFLTRAAAFFHAHGITRIERVLTDNAWAYRKGLAWKQVLIEIGATGKLTRAYRPQTNGKVERFNRTLLDEWAYLRPFTSNDERTAALADFLHTYNYHRCHTALGGQPPITRVNNPAGQYT; encoded by the coding sequence GTGTCCCACCGTAATGCCCGGCTGACCGTTCACGGCAGGCGGCTGCTCGTCGAGCGTGTCCGTTCGGGCCGCCCCGTCGCGCATGTCGCGGCCGAGATGGGCATCTCACGTGTCACGGCCCACAAGTGGATGCGCCGCTGGCAAGCGGAGGGCGAACAGGGGCTGCACGACCGCCCCAGCCGTCCACTGACGACACCCCACCGCACGGCGGCAGCCGTGGAGGCCCGGGTGTGCCGGCTGCGCCAGGACCGCAAACTCGGCCCCGCCCGCCTCGGCCCCGTCCTGGGACTGCCCGCCTCGACCGTGCACCGCATCCTGGTCCGCCACGGCCTGAACCGGCTTGCCTTCCTCGACCGGCCCACCGGCCAGGTCATCCGCCGCTACGAACGCGACCGACCCGGCGAACTCATCCACGTCGACGTCAAGAAACTCGGCCGCATCCCCGACGGCGGCGGCCACAAGGTCCTGGGCCGCCAGGCCGGCCGCGCCCGCCGCAGCAGCGTGGGCTTCGACTACGTCCACTCAGCCATCGACGACCACAGCCGCCTCGCCTACAGCGAGATCCACCGCGACGAGAAAGTCGCCACCTGCGCCGGCTTCCTCACCCGCGCGGCCGCCTTCTTCCACGCCCACGGCATCACCCGCATCGAACGCGTGCTCACCGACAACGCCTGGGCCTACCGCAAGGGCCTGGCCTGGAAGCAGGTGCTCATCGAGATCGGCGCGACCGGCAAGCTGACTCGCGCCTACCGCCCGCAGACCAACGGCAAGGTCGAACGCTTCAACCGCACCCTGCTCGACGAGTGGGCCTACCTGCGGCCTTTCACCAGCAACGACGAACGCACCGCAGCCCTGGCCGACTTCCTCCACACCTA
- a CDS encoding FAD-dependent oxidoreductase, which yields MSRYPHLLSPLDLGFTTLPNRVLMGSMHVGLEEAERGFERMAEFYAARARGGVGLIVTGGIAPNDEGRPYEGGAKLTTDEEAEQHRTITQAVHREGGRIALQILHFGRYAYHRDLVAPSPLQAPISPFPPRELTDAEVERTIDDYARTARLARQAGYDGVEIMGSEGYLINEFIAAPTNHRTDRWGGSYENRMRFPVEIVRRVREAVGEDFIVVYRLSMLDLVPGGSTLDEVVTLARAVEEAGATIINTGIGWHEARIPTIATSVPRGAYSWVTKKLMGAVNVPLVTTNRINTPELAEQLLADGCADMVSMARPMLADPDFVNKAAAGTPEAINTCIGCNQACLDHTFSGKLTSCLVNPRACHETELVLSPTRLRKRVAVVGAGPAGLACAVSAAERGHDVTLFDAAGEIGGQLNVARKVPGKQEFDETLRYFRHQLDAHGVDVRLNTPVAADDLAGYDEVVVATGVTPRTPDIPGVDHPSVVGYLDVLQGGAAVGDRVAILGAGGIGFDVAEFLTDGGDGASEDPAVYFRQWGVDTDYTGPGGLAAPERPAPPRTVHLLQRRTTKVGAGLGKTTGWIHRTELKHRGVTMVPGVRYDRIDDAGLHITVGEESTLLEVDTVVLCTGQEPRRDLYDALLAAGTKAHLVGGADVAAELDAKRAIKQGTEVAAAL from the coding sequence ATGAGCCGTTACCCCCATCTGCTGAGCCCGCTCGACCTGGGCTTCACCACGCTGCCCAACCGCGTCCTGATGGGCTCGATGCACGTCGGCCTGGAGGAGGCCGAGCGCGGCTTCGAGCGCATGGCGGAGTTCTACGCCGCCCGCGCCCGCGGGGGAGTGGGTCTGATCGTCACCGGCGGCATCGCCCCCAACGACGAGGGGCGCCCGTACGAGGGCGGCGCCAAGCTCACCACCGACGAGGAGGCGGAGCAGCACCGCACCATCACACAGGCGGTGCACCGCGAGGGCGGCCGGATCGCGCTGCAGATCCTGCACTTCGGCCGCTACGCCTACCACCGCGACCTGGTCGCCCCGAGCCCGTTGCAGGCCCCCATCAGCCCCTTCCCGCCCCGTGAGCTCACCGACGCCGAGGTCGAGCGCACGATCGACGACTACGCCCGCACCGCCCGCCTCGCGCGGCAGGCCGGCTACGACGGCGTCGAGATCATGGGCTCCGAGGGCTACCTCATCAACGAGTTCATCGCCGCCCCGACCAACCACCGCACCGACCGCTGGGGCGGTTCGTACGAGAACCGCATGCGCTTCCCCGTCGAGATCGTGCGCCGCGTGCGCGAGGCGGTGGGCGAGGACTTCATCGTCGTCTACCGGCTGTCCATGCTCGACCTGGTGCCCGGCGGCTCCACCCTCGACGAGGTCGTCACCCTCGCCCGGGCCGTCGAGGAGGCCGGTGCGACGATCATCAACACCGGCATCGGCTGGCACGAGGCCCGTATCCCCACCATCGCGACCTCCGTGCCGCGCGGTGCCTACAGCTGGGTGACCAAGAAGCTGATGGGCGCGGTGAACGTCCCGCTCGTCACCACCAACCGCATCAACACCCCGGAGCTCGCCGAGCAGTTGCTCGCCGACGGCTGTGCCGACATGGTCTCCATGGCCCGCCCGATGCTCGCCGACCCCGACTTCGTGAACAAGGCCGCCGCCGGCACCCCGGAGGCGATCAACACCTGCATCGGCTGCAACCAGGCCTGCCTCGACCACACGTTCAGCGGCAAGCTCACCTCCTGCCTGGTCAACCCGCGCGCCTGCCACGAGACCGAACTCGTCCTCTCCCCGACCCGGTTGCGCAAGCGCGTCGCGGTCGTGGGCGCCGGACCGGCCGGTCTCGCCTGCGCGGTGTCGGCGGCCGAACGCGGCCACGACGTCACGCTGTTCGACGCGGCGGGCGAGATCGGCGGCCAGCTCAACGTGGCCCGCAAGGTCCCCGGCAAGCAGGAGTTCGACGAGACGCTGCGCTACTTCCGCCACCAGCTCGACGCGCACGGGGTGGACGTACGCCTCAACACCCCCGTCGCCGCAGACGACTTGGCCGGCTACGACGAGGTCGTCGTCGCCACCGGCGTCACCCCGCGCACCCCCGACATCCCGGGCGTCGACCACCCGAGCGTCGTCGGCTACCTCGACGTCCTGCAGGGCGGCGCCGCCGTCGGCGACCGGGTCGCGATCCTCGGCGCGGGCGGCATCGGCTTCGACGTCGCCGAGTTCCTCACCGACGGCGGCGACGGGGCGAGCGAGGACCCGGCGGTCTACTTCCGCCAGTGGGGTGTCGACACGGACTACACGGGACCCGGCGGACTCGCCGCCCCCGAGCGGCCCGCGCCGCCGCGCACGGTCCACCTCCTGCAGCGCAGGACGACCAAGGTCGGCGCCGGCCTCGGCAAGACCACCGGCTGGATCCACCGCACCGAACTCAAGCACCGGGGCGTCACGATGGTCCCCGGCGTGCGCTACGACCGTATCGACGACGCCGGACTGCACATCACCGTCGGTGAGGAGAGCACGCTCCTCGAGGTCGACACCGTCGTGCTGTGCACCGGCCAGGAACCGCGCCGCGACCTCTACGACGCCCTGCTCGCCGCCGGCACGAAGGCCCACCTCGTCGGGGGCGCCGACGTGGCCGCGGAACTCGACGCCAAGCGCGCGATCAAGCAGGGGACCGAGGTCGCGGCCGCCCTGTGA
- a CDS encoding PadR family transcriptional regulator — MSLPHAILTALLEKPSSGLDLTRRFDRSIGYFWSATHQQIYRELGKLEAEGHIRALPAAQPARGQKKAYEVLPAGRAELARWTAASQDPKPHRDALLLRLRAAAVVGTAGLDADLRRHRELHRRQLAEYEEIEKRDFPPGDHSAQARLQHLVLRAGIELETFWIQWLTEALEGLPEGDDDRP; from the coding sequence ATGTCACTCCCGCACGCGATCCTCACCGCCCTGCTCGAGAAGCCGTCGTCGGGGCTGGATCTGACCCGCCGGTTCGACAGGTCGATCGGGTACTTCTGGTCGGCGACGCACCAGCAGATCTATCGCGAACTGGGAAAACTGGAAGCCGAGGGGCACATCCGGGCCCTGCCCGCCGCACAGCCGGCCCGTGGACAGAAGAAGGCCTACGAGGTCCTGCCCGCGGGCCGCGCCGAACTGGCGCGCTGGACGGCCGCGTCCCAGGACCCCAAGCCGCACCGTGACGCGCTGCTGCTCAGGCTGCGCGCCGCGGCCGTGGTCGGCACCGCCGGCCTGGACGCCGACCTGCGGCGTCATCGGGAGCTGCACCGGCGGCAGTTGGCCGAGTACGAGGAGATCGAGAAGCGCGACTTCCCGCCCGGCGACCACAGTGCGCAGGCCAGGCTCCAGCACCTGGTCCTGCGCGCGGGCATCGAACTGGAGACGTTCTGGATCCAGTGGCTCACCGAGGCCCTGGAGGGGTTGCCGGAGGGGGACGACGACAGGCCCTAG
- a CDS encoding SpoIIE family protein phosphatase, with product MSAAAGSSSSAGGAPGLPSGLLDVLSVASVVLDTKGRIVLWSPQAEELFGYTAKEALGRYAAQVMIHERHVDLVVKLFADVMATGQSWAGAFPVRRKDGSTRMVEFRNMRLVNDQGTVYALGLAADQSTVRRLERDVALSTRMVAQSPIGLAVVDPDLRFVSVNPALARMNGLPPEDHVGRRIREVLASVDADALEAAVRAVLHSGEPLVDRSTVGRTRADPDEDHAWSISLYRLEDSRGTVLGVAASVIDVTDQYRAGLEAEAARRRLAVIADASARIGTTLDLERTARELAEVAVPELADVASVDLLADVVAGRYSGLRPTESAAIRSLAVRAVDAPDALRAADPAGQVVRYAPDRLVTECVRTGQPVVVAHVEDEDLARIAPSAEAAGLLARAGVHSYLAVPLIARGEVLGALDLKRIHNPLPFGRDDLLLARELAARAAVQIDNARWYQNARTTALTLQRSLLPSHPPVTGGLEVASRYQPAGATTEVGGDWFDVIPLEDGKTALVVGDVMGSGIDAAATMGRLRTATTTLASLDLDPAVLLEHLDRITQGLDHSIATCVYAVHDPRLGRCRIANAGHLPPARVRPGLPPALLDLPTGAPLGVGGVAFSTTDVDFAAGDQLVLYTDGLVETRLHSLDERLDALLALLDDPWRPLEELCDHLLTALHHPDNHDDVALLVARARD from the coding sequence ATGAGTGCGGCAGCGGGATCGTCCTCGTCCGCGGGCGGCGCCCCGGGCCTGCCCAGCGGACTGCTGGACGTCCTGAGCGTGGCCTCGGTGGTGCTGGACACCAAGGGGCGCATCGTGCTGTGGAGCCCGCAGGCCGAAGAGCTGTTCGGGTACACGGCGAAAGAGGCGCTGGGCCGGTACGCGGCCCAGGTGATGATCCACGAACGCCATGTCGACCTGGTCGTCAAGCTGTTCGCCGACGTCATGGCGACCGGGCAGAGCTGGGCGGGGGCGTTCCCCGTCCGCCGCAAGGACGGCTCCACCCGGATGGTGGAGTTCCGCAACATGCGGCTCGTCAACGACCAGGGCACCGTCTACGCCCTGGGGCTCGCCGCCGACCAGTCGACGGTACGGCGGCTGGAGCGGGACGTGGCGCTGTCCACGCGCATGGTCGCGCAGTCCCCCATCGGCCTGGCCGTCGTCGATCCCGATCTGCGGTTCGTCTCCGTCAATCCGGCGCTGGCCCGGATGAACGGCCTGCCTCCCGAGGACCACGTCGGCCGCCGGATCCGTGAGGTACTGGCCTCGGTGGACGCGGACGCCCTGGAGGCGGCGGTGCGGGCGGTGCTGCACAGCGGGGAGCCGCTCGTCGACCGGTCCACGGTGGGGCGGACCCGGGCCGACCCGGACGAGGACCACGCCTGGTCGATCTCGCTGTACCGGCTGGAGGACTCGCGCGGCACGGTCCTGGGCGTGGCGGCCTCCGTCATCGACGTCACCGACCAGTACCGGGCGGGCCTGGAGGCCGAGGCGGCCCGGCGCCGGCTGGCCGTGATCGCCGACGCCTCGGCCCGGATCGGCACCACCCTGGACCTCGAGCGCACCGCCCGCGAACTGGCCGAGGTCGCCGTGCCGGAGCTGGCCGACGTGGCCTCGGTGGACCTGCTCGCCGACGTGGTGGCGGGCCGTTACTCGGGCCTTCGGCCCACCGAGTCGGCCGCGATCCGCTCCCTGGCGGTCCGGGCCGTCGACGCACCGGACGCGCTGCGGGCCGCCGACCCCGCCGGGCAGGTCGTCCGTTACGCGCCCGACCGGCTGGTCACGGAGTGCGTCCGCACCGGGCAGCCGGTCGTGGTGGCACACGTCGAGGACGAGGACCTCGCCCGGATCGCGCCCTCCGCCGAGGCGGCCGGGCTGCTGGCCCGGGCCGGGGTCCACTCCTATCTGGCCGTCCCGCTCATCGCGCGCGGCGAGGTGCTCGGCGCGCTGGACCTCAAGCGGATCCACAACCCGCTGCCCTTCGGCCGGGACGACCTGCTGCTCGCCCGGGAACTGGCGGCCCGCGCGGCCGTGCAGATCGACAACGCCCGCTGGTACCAGAACGCCCGCACGACCGCCCTCACCCTCCAGCGCAGCCTGCTGCCCAGCCATCCGCCGGTCACCGGCGGCCTCGAGGTCGCCTCCCGCTACCAGCCGGCCGGCGCCACCACCGAGGTCGGCGGCGACTGGTTCGACGTCATCCCGCTCGAGGACGGCAAGACCGCGCTCGTCGTCGGCGATGTGATGGGCAGCGGCATCGACGCTGCCGCCACCATGGGCCGGCTGCGCACCGCGACGACGACCCTGGCCTCCCTCGACCTCGACCCGGCGGTGCTCCTGGAGCACCTCGACCGCATCACCCAGGGCCTGGACCACTCCATCGCCACCTGCGTGTACGCCGTCCACGACCCGCGGCTGGGCCGGTGCCGCATCGCCAACGCCGGGCATCTGCCGCCGGCCCGGGTGCGTCCCGGGCTGCCCCCGGCGCTGCTCGACCTGCCCACGGGCGCGCCGCTGGGCGTGGGAGGGGTGGCCTTCTCGACGACCGACGTCGACTTCGCGGCCGGCGACCAGCTCGTGCTCTACACCGACGGCCTGGTGGAGACGCGGCTGCACTCCCTCGACGAGCGCCTGGACGCGCTGCTCGCACTCCTGGACGATCCCTGGCGGCCGCTGGAGGAACTCTGCGACCACCTGCTGACCGCGCTGCACCACCCCGACAACCACGACGACGTGGCCCTGCTGGTGGCCCGCGCACGCGACTGA
- a CDS encoding DUF5666 domain-containing protein produces the protein MQEQQEQPEEVEVLSGPGGEEREPGSLRTRWQRRSVRGRAVIAATTVAVLALGGTVAYAATSGGSSDGSPSASPSASSPSKGPDDGHGRGGHRFGFGFGLGDAAHGEATVKDQDTGKWIVRVWQRGTVEKVDGDRVTVKSEDGTSWTWTVGSDATVRTDGDSGSGASALKKGDTVVVAGSRSDDTYTATRVVSGDLTDFRGRGPDDDDRRGGFPGHGPWNRGDGDGSPGPTGSGAAT, from the coding sequence ATGCAGGAGCAGCAGGAGCAGCCGGAAGAGGTCGAGGTGCTCTCGGGGCCGGGCGGTGAGGAGCGCGAGCCGGGCTCGCTGCGCACGCGATGGCAGCGCCGGTCGGTGCGCGGGCGGGCGGTGATCGCGGCCACGACCGTCGCGGTGCTGGCCCTCGGGGGCACGGTCGCCTACGCGGCGACCTCGGGCGGCTCGTCCGACGGCTCGCCCTCGGCGTCCCCGTCCGCCTCGTCGCCGTCGAAGGGCCCCGACGACGGACACGGCCGCGGCGGCCACCGGTTCGGATTCGGTTTCGGCCTCGGCGACGCGGCACACGGCGAGGCGACCGTGAAGGACCAGGACACCGGCAAGTGGATCGTCAGGGTCTGGCAGCGCGGCACGGTGGAGAAGGTGGACGGCGACCGGGTCACGGTGAAGAGCGAGGACGGCACCTCGTGGACGTGGACGGTCGGTTCGGACGCCACCGTGCGCACCGACGGCGACTCGGGCTCCGGCGCGTCCGCGCTGAAGAAGGGCGACACGGTGGTCGTCGCCGGCTCCCGTTCGGACGACACGTACACGGCGACGCGGGTCGTCTCCGGCGACCTCACCGACTTCCGCGGCCGGGGACCGGACGACGACGACCGGCGCGGCGGCTTCCCGGGGCACGGCCCGTGGAACCGCGGGGACGGCGACGGCTCCCCCGGCCCCACGGGCAGCGGCGCAGCTACCTGA